Proteins from one Capricornis sumatraensis isolate serow.1 chromosome 2, serow.2, whole genome shotgun sequence genomic window:
- the PRPF3 gene encoding U4/U6 small nuclear ribonucleoprotein Prp3 isoform X1 — MALSKRELDELKPWIEKTVKRVLGFSEPTVVTAALNCVGKGMDKKKAADHLKPFLDDSTLRFVDKLFEAVEEGRSSRHSKSSSDRSRKRELKEVFGDDSEISKESSGVKKRRIPRFEEVEEEPEVIPGPPSESPGMLTKLQIKQMMEAATRQIEERKKQLSFISPPTPQPKTPSSSQPERLPIGNTIQPSQAATFMNDAIEKARKAAELQARIQAQLALKPGLIGNANMVGLANLHAMGIAPPKVELKDQTKPTPLILDEQGRTVDATGKEIELTHRMPTLKANIRAVKREQFKQQLKEKPSEDMESNTFFDPRVSIAPSQRQRRTFKFHDKGKFEKIAQRLRTKAQLEKLQAEISQAARKTGIHTSTRLALIAPKKELKEGDIPEIEWWDSYIIPNGFDLTEENPKREDYFGITNLVEHPAQLNPPVDNDTPVTLGVYLTKKEQKKLRRQTRREAQKELQEKVRLGLMPPPEPKVRISNLMRVLGTEAVQDPTKVEAHVRAQMAKRQKAHEEANAARKLTAEQRKVKKIKKLKEDISQGVHISVYRVRNLSNPAKKFKIEANAGQLYLTGVVVLHKDVNVVVVEGGPKAQKKFKRLMLHRIKWDEQTSNTKGDDDEESDEEAVKKTNKCVLVWEGTAKDRSFGEMKFKQCPTENMAREHFKKHGAEHYWDLALSESVLESTD; from the exons ATGGCGCTATCTAAGAGGGAGCTGGATGAATTGAAACCATGGATAGAGAAGACAGTGAAGAGGGTGCTGGGTTTCTCGGAGCCCACAGTGGTCACAGCAGCACTGAACTGTGTGGGGAAGGGCATGGACAAGAAGAAAGCAGCTG aCCATCTGAAACCTTTTCTTGATGATTCTACTCTCCGATTTGTGGACAAACTGTTTGAAGCTGTGGAGGAAGGCCGAAGCTCTAGGCATTCCAAGTCCAGCAGTGACCGGAGCAGGAAACGAGAGCTAAAG GAAGTATTTGGTGATGACTCTGAGATCTCCAAGGAATCATCAGGAGTAAAGAAGCGACGGATACCTCGTTTTGAGGAGGTAGAAGAGGAGCCAGAAGTGATCCCTGGGCCTCCCTCagagagtcctggcatgctgaCTAAGCTCCAG ATCAAACAGATGATGGAAGCAGCAACACGGCAAAttgaggaaaggaaaaagcaacTGAGCTTCATTAGCCCCCCTACACCTCAG CCAAAGACTCCTTCATCCTCCCAACCAGAGCGACTTCCAATTGGCAACACTATTCAGCCCTCTCAGGCTGCCACTTTCATGAATGATGCCATTGAGAAGGCAAGGAAAGCAGCTGAACTACAAGCCCGCATCCAAGCCCAGCTGGCACTGAAGCCAGGTCTCATCGGCAATGCCAACATGGTGGGCCTGGCCAATCTCCATGCTATGGGCATTGCTCCCCC GAAGGTGGAGTTAAAAGATCAAACTAAACCTACACCACTGATTCTTGATGAACAAGGTCGAACTGTAGATGCAACAGGCAAGGAAATTGAGCTGACACACAGAATGCCTACTCTGAAGGCCAATATTCGGGCTGTGAAGAGAGAACAATTCAAGCAGCAGCTAAAAGAAAAGCCATCAGAAGACATGGAATCTAATACCTTTTTTGATCCACGAGTCTCTATTGCCCCTTCCCAGCGCCAGAGACGCACTTTTAAATTCCATGACAAGGGCAAATTTGAAAAGATTGCCCAACGATTACGGACAAAG GCTCAACTAGAGAAGCTGCAGGCAGAGATCTCACAGGCTGCTCGAAAAACAGGCATTCATACTTCAACTAGACTGGCCCTCATTGCTCCTAAGAAGGAATTGAAGGAAGGTGACATCCCTGAAATTGAGTGGTGGGACTCTTACATCATTCCCAATGGCTTTGACCT TACAGAGGAAAATCCCAAGAGAGAAGATTATTTTGGAATCACAAATCTTGTTGAACATCCAGCCCAGCTCAACCCTCCAG TTGACAATGACACACCAGTTACTCTGGGAGTATATCTGACCAAGAAGGAACAGAAGAAACTTCGAAGGCAAACGAGGAGGGAAGCACAGAAGGAGCTACAAGAGAAAGTCAGGCTGGGCCTGATGCCTCCTCCAGAACCCAAAG TGAGAATTTCAAATCTGATGCGAGTCTTAGGAACAGAAGCTGTTCAAGACCCCACGAAGGTAGAAGCCCATGTCAGAGCTCAGATGGCAAAAAGACAGAA AGCGCATGAAGAGGCCAATGCTGCCCGAAAACTTACAGCAGAACAGAGAAaggtcaagaaaattaaaaagcttaAAGAAGACATTTCACAGGGGGTACACATATCTGTATATAG agttcGAAATTTGAGCAACCCAGCCAAGAAGTTCAAGATTGAGGCCAATGCGGGGCAGCTGTACCTGACAGGGGTGGTGGTACTGCACAAGGATGTCAACGTGGTAGTAGTGGAAGGGG GCCCCAAGGCCCAGAAGAAATTTAAGCGTCTCATGCTGCATCGGATAAAGTGGGATGAACAGACATCTAATACAAAGGGAGATG ATGATGAGGAATCTGATGAGGAAGCTGTGAAGAAAACCAACAAATGTGTACTAGTCTGGGAG GGTACAGCCAAAGACCGGAGCTTTGGGGAGATGAAGTTCAAACAGTGCCCTACAGAGAACATGGCTCGGGAGCATTTCAAAAAGCATGGGGCTGAGCACTACTGGGACCTTGCGCTGAGTGAATCTGTGTTGGAGTCCACCGACTGA
- the PRPF3 gene encoding U4/U6 small nuclear ribonucleoprotein Prp3 isoform X2, whose amino-acid sequence MLTKLQIKQMMEAATRQIEERKKQLSFISPPTPQPKTPSSSQPERLPIGNTIQPSQAATFMNDAIEKARKAAELQARIQAQLALKPGLIGNANMVGLANLHAMGIAPPKVELKDQTKPTPLILDEQGRTVDATGKEIELTHRMPTLKANIRAVKREQFKQQLKEKPSEDMESNTFFDPRVSIAPSQRQRRTFKFHDKGKFEKIAQRLRTKAQLEKLQAEISQAARKTGIHTSTRLALIAPKKELKEGDIPEIEWWDSYIIPNGFDLTEENPKREDYFGITNLVEHPAQLNPPVDNDTPVTLGVYLTKKEQKKLRRQTRREAQKELQEKVRLGLMPPPEPKVRISNLMRVLGTEAVQDPTKVEAHVRAQMAKRQKAHEEANAARKLTAEQRKVKKIKKLKEDISQGVHISVYRVRNLSNPAKKFKIEANAGQLYLTGVVVLHKDVNVVVVEGGPKAQKKFKRLMLHRIKWDEQTSNTKGDDDEESDEEAVKKTNKCVLVWEGTAKDRSFGEMKFKQCPTENMAREHFKKHGAEHYWDLALSESVLESTD is encoded by the exons atgctgaCTAAGCTCCAG ATCAAACAGATGATGGAAGCAGCAACACGGCAAAttgaggaaaggaaaaagcaacTGAGCTTCATTAGCCCCCCTACACCTCAG CCAAAGACTCCTTCATCCTCCCAACCAGAGCGACTTCCAATTGGCAACACTATTCAGCCCTCTCAGGCTGCCACTTTCATGAATGATGCCATTGAGAAGGCAAGGAAAGCAGCTGAACTACAAGCCCGCATCCAAGCCCAGCTGGCACTGAAGCCAGGTCTCATCGGCAATGCCAACATGGTGGGCCTGGCCAATCTCCATGCTATGGGCATTGCTCCCCC GAAGGTGGAGTTAAAAGATCAAACTAAACCTACACCACTGATTCTTGATGAACAAGGTCGAACTGTAGATGCAACAGGCAAGGAAATTGAGCTGACACACAGAATGCCTACTCTGAAGGCCAATATTCGGGCTGTGAAGAGAGAACAATTCAAGCAGCAGCTAAAAGAAAAGCCATCAGAAGACATGGAATCTAATACCTTTTTTGATCCACGAGTCTCTATTGCCCCTTCCCAGCGCCAGAGACGCACTTTTAAATTCCATGACAAGGGCAAATTTGAAAAGATTGCCCAACGATTACGGACAAAG GCTCAACTAGAGAAGCTGCAGGCAGAGATCTCACAGGCTGCTCGAAAAACAGGCATTCATACTTCAACTAGACTGGCCCTCATTGCTCCTAAGAAGGAATTGAAGGAAGGTGACATCCCTGAAATTGAGTGGTGGGACTCTTACATCATTCCCAATGGCTTTGACCT TACAGAGGAAAATCCCAAGAGAGAAGATTATTTTGGAATCACAAATCTTGTTGAACATCCAGCCCAGCTCAACCCTCCAG TTGACAATGACACACCAGTTACTCTGGGAGTATATCTGACCAAGAAGGAACAGAAGAAACTTCGAAGGCAAACGAGGAGGGAAGCACAGAAGGAGCTACAAGAGAAAGTCAGGCTGGGCCTGATGCCTCCTCCAGAACCCAAAG TGAGAATTTCAAATCTGATGCGAGTCTTAGGAACAGAAGCTGTTCAAGACCCCACGAAGGTAGAAGCCCATGTCAGAGCTCAGATGGCAAAAAGACAGAA AGCGCATGAAGAGGCCAATGCTGCCCGAAAACTTACAGCAGAACAGAGAAaggtcaagaaaattaaaaagcttaAAGAAGACATTTCACAGGGGGTACACATATCTGTATATAG agttcGAAATTTGAGCAACCCAGCCAAGAAGTTCAAGATTGAGGCCAATGCGGGGCAGCTGTACCTGACAGGGGTGGTGGTACTGCACAAGGATGTCAACGTGGTAGTAGTGGAAGGGG GCCCCAAGGCCCAGAAGAAATTTAAGCGTCTCATGCTGCATCGGATAAAGTGGGATGAACAGACATCTAATACAAAGGGAGATG ATGATGAGGAATCTGATGAGGAAGCTGTGAAGAAAACCAACAAATGTGTACTAGTCTGGGAG GGTACAGCCAAAGACCGGAGCTTTGGGGAGATGAAGTTCAAACAGTGCCCTACAGAGAACATGGCTCGGGAGCATTTCAAAAAGCATGGGGCTGAGCACTACTGGGACCTTGCGCTGAGTGAATCTGTGTTGGAGTCCACCGACTGA